In Haladaptatus sp. QDMS2, a single window of DNA contains:
- a CDS encoding Rid family detoxifying hydrolase — MKEISTDDAPASIGPFSQGIVDGDRIYVSGQGPVDPKSGEIIEGDIRDQTAQTLENVAAVLTAAEASLDDVVKATVFVRDMADYAAINEVYGEYMTAPYPARSAVEVADLPIDIGVEIEVIARA, encoded by the coding sequence ATGAAGGAAATCAGCACCGACGACGCACCGGCGAGCATCGGCCCCTTCTCGCAAGGAATCGTCGATGGCGACCGAATCTACGTCTCCGGTCAGGGGCCGGTGGACCCGAAAAGCGGCGAGATAATCGAGGGAGACATTCGCGACCAGACGGCGCAGACGCTCGAGAACGTCGCGGCAGTGTTGACGGCGGCGGAGGCATCGCTCGACGACGTGGTCAAAGCGACCGTGTTCGTCCGCGATATGGCCGACTACGCCGCTATCAACGAGGTGTACGGCGAGTACATGACCGCGCCGTACCCGGCCCGCAGCGCGGTCGAAGTGGCCGACCTGCCCATCGACATCGGGGTTGAAATCGAAGTCATTGCGAGGGCGTGA
- a CDS encoding phage integrase SAM-like domain-containing protein, whose amino-acid sequence MPTPHDTPPTPDSADSTTHHSDHDSRGEPIHDALPSFIASKSKGETGSGNYQRNARRVVSQWTTWVANRGVETFSDLDVRTMRAYARYLAQRVRSGAIIASTAHNYYATVRAFLTWCVREELVEENPAAKRRAEEELPDRSEGQKKAPEQFWSPRERREILRFVNERAYEAVETQGSQAVEETRDRALVALLAYSGVRGAEVFSAPGDSRRNGLRWEDIDLDAGILTVLGKSQEREPVQLPPQARDPLARYRAILDPPRPEWPVFPTRSAPTLSNRP is encoded by the coding sequence ATGCCCACGCCCCACGACACGCCTCCCACACCCGATTCCGCCGATTCTACGACCCACCATTCCGACCACGACTCCAGGGGTGAACCCATCCACGACGCCCTTCCAAGCTTCATCGCGAGCAAGAGCAAAGGCGAAACCGGGTCGGGCAATTACCAGCGAAACGCCCGTCGCGTCGTCAGTCAGTGGACGACCTGGGTAGCAAACCGCGGGGTGGAAACGTTTTCGGACCTCGACGTCCGAACCATGCGGGCTTACGCCCGGTATCTTGCCCAACGAGTGCGGAGCGGGGCGATCATCGCCTCGACGGCCCACAACTACTACGCCACCGTCCGTGCGTTTCTGACCTGGTGTGTTCGCGAGGAGCTCGTAGAGGAAAATCCTGCGGCGAAACGACGGGCGGAGGAGGAACTTCCCGACCGGTCGGAAGGGCAAAAGAAGGCTCCAGAGCAGTTCTGGTCGCCTCGCGAACGTCGCGAGATACTTCGGTTCGTCAACGAACGCGCCTACGAGGCGGTCGAAACCCAGGGGAGCCAGGCGGTCGAAGAAACGCGGGACAGAGCCCTCGTCGCACTCCTCGCCTATTCCGGCGTTCGCGGTGCAGAGGTGTTCAGCGCCCCTGGTGACAGTCGGAGAAACGGACTTCGGTGGGAGGACATCGACCTCGACGCGGGCATCCTCACCGTGCTCGGGAAATCTCAGGAGCGAGAACCGGTCCAGCTCCCGCCGCAGGCCCGTGACCCACTCGCCCGGTATCGTGCGATACTGGACCCTCCGCGCCCGGAATGGCCGGTGTTCCCGACGCGAAGTGCGCCGACGCTATCGAACCGTCCGTGA
- a CDS encoding heparinase II/III family protein, translated as MRDIHKQPHGAGENSQLNGIYGERLSVGRRDIVKGAALIAALGLASSERVQGAATTAESGKTRATYYTPDRVQNARENIEQYDWARAERDEAVAQADEFLDRLGLEGLWSWVTSQKLPRSWTPNEGKNIHYGAWQPVDGERFKVTDGKWTLPTNDFESYYQSGLDERGFFEPELADDSLLVNEEHPEMGEGWGVDDGYGFVDDANDLGAGAGTQWKPVAFWNLETMWKQLRGVMLPAFRDAYLFTGDKRYSRAGTILLDRMADIYPTLDLSAYIWPDGFQASHGFTGEGKWAGSISEAAWADVYCQAYDAVFEGQPDDTELVQFLSAKADEYPGLGDKSTLGVIRENIEERLVKEVLPAVKDAQLRGNFGHHQSALAMSARVADEPDGYTKEALEFMFRAGDLHQEDDGTYWGDWYITGGDVMSALVGRFDRDGMADESSPHYNRVVFSNVLKAGQYLEGYDAYSGSNLFANPKFKQMFYPWGDLVILDNYTPSIGDHGLAGQNGTHLPRNNLIDGYSAYGGTELAQTAYYANGGTTAGIQGDIFDEDPALAEQIQAIIDAEGPLDFDSTNQPGYGLAVLRDGENYTSSDWGTTYGYHGLSVVEQTAETTWFSGSGTLQFNATEAGEHITFEFQVPAGDEYRLDCSLFKASSYGRYDIEVDGAVVHDDFDFYSAQTGTRDFDALSWVSLDAGTHTITFRNDGKNPESSNYKMGIRKLRLMTKTDVAAKRRSEEQGNLKRAVWLYYGRNSGETGTYHTHGDTLNLGIMAHELDLAPDLGYPHTFDDQIYNSWLRGTISHNTVMVDERRQRPEWAGEPHHFDHTDRVQLIDVSSDDAYPQVDAYRRTTAQIRVDEADSYAVDFFHVNGGTDHHFSFHSAKTPSPHLEFELQDGVSEFVVRDGAGEVKPTKRAAYSDETAITFADPSGDAHDWRGLAIDHGTSDVTVETYIKSAVTGENFYWHHNHSVYLGRDGDGRHVVAGIGNQAAGHDPRIGIYYPEENAWGDYTAIERWDKDAWYELSVSKTGTAVDIALTSADGSQTHASGTFELASDTDAAVGIFGGIGKGQTGNLYFDEVTVDGSVVEFFETTFVTNSGIDTTGLDLVEQDGGTYAGADVPFGDAAYNEANANAFNYLERVSRDENPEESIAVEWNVADHWNARDDDAEDVRLRLTALTAFDDVSLADGRPPNRAGNPETLRYLLGHRTGTDLESTFTSVIEPYDGPRFVESVERVPVEVVPADDEDGERPEEFHGADASSAPDAVRAVKVTLANGRTDYIVRTDSADQLYTVDREFQVNGFFAVYSLVDGEAEYAYLNDGTVLRPIHAKEGANEDEVYEASKPLVQQSNGAFEGTLVDFTKSLGLENELVVKVSKQPSEYDLESLAEKWVYVDAETNRNGAYEVLGVTDISGNRVTLDIGEKTTVREFVDPQDPSAGYEYIVATGAAVTCPTSLTWRAD; from the coding sequence ATGAGAGACATTCACAAACAGCCACACGGCGCGGGCGAGAATAGTCAATTGAATGGTATTTATGGGGAGCGACTGTCGGTCGGGAGACGAGACATCGTGAAGGGGGCCGCACTCATTGCGGCGCTCGGACTGGCGAGTTCTGAACGGGTTCAAGGAGCGGCCACGACTGCTGAATCAGGCAAGACGCGGGCGACCTACTACACGCCGGACCGGGTGCAGAACGCACGCGAGAACATCGAACAATACGACTGGGCGAGAGCGGAGCGAGACGAAGCCGTCGCACAGGCCGACGAGTTCCTCGACAGACTCGGGCTGGAGGGGCTCTGGTCGTGGGTGACCTCACAGAAGCTACCCCGGTCGTGGACGCCGAACGAGGGAAAGAACATCCACTACGGAGCGTGGCAGCCAGTAGACGGTGAGCGATTCAAAGTCACTGACGGAAAATGGACACTGCCCACGAATGACTTCGAATCGTACTACCAATCCGGACTGGATGAGAGAGGGTTCTTCGAACCGGAATTGGCCGACGATTCACTGTTGGTCAACGAAGAACACCCAGAGATGGGCGAAGGCTGGGGCGTCGACGACGGGTACGGTTTCGTCGACGATGCAAACGACCTGGGGGCTGGGGCGGGCACGCAGTGGAAACCGGTTGCGTTCTGGAATCTGGAGACGATGTGGAAACAACTCCGAGGGGTGATGCTGCCAGCGTTCCGAGACGCCTACCTGTTCACGGGTGACAAGCGGTATTCGCGGGCGGGAACCATTCTGCTCGACCGGATGGCCGACATCTATCCGACCCTCGACCTGAGCGCCTACATCTGGCCGGACGGATTTCAGGCGTCGCACGGCTTCACCGGCGAGGGAAAGTGGGCGGGGTCGATTTCCGAGGCCGCCTGGGCGGACGTGTACTGCCAGGCCTACGACGCAGTGTTTGAGGGGCAACCCGACGATACAGAACTCGTACAGTTCCTTTCGGCGAAAGCCGACGAGTACCCCGGCCTCGGCGATAAAAGCACGCTCGGGGTGATTCGCGAGAACATCGAGGAGCGACTCGTAAAGGAGGTACTCCCTGCGGTCAAAGACGCCCAGTTGCGCGGCAACTTCGGCCACCACCAGTCCGCCCTCGCGATGTCTGCCCGTGTCGCGGACGAACCGGACGGCTACACGAAAGAAGCCCTCGAATTCATGTTCCGCGCGGGAGACCTCCATCAGGAAGACGATGGGACGTACTGGGGTGACTGGTACATCACCGGTGGCGACGTTATGTCGGCCCTGGTGGGCCGGTTCGACCGAGACGGAATGGCAGACGAGTCCTCGCCACACTACAACCGCGTCGTGTTCAGCAACGTTCTGAAGGCAGGTCAGTATCTCGAAGGGTACGACGCCTACAGTGGGTCGAATCTCTTTGCCAACCCCAAGTTCAAGCAGATGTTCTACCCGTGGGGCGACCTCGTTATCCTCGACAACTACACGCCGAGCATCGGCGACCACGGACTCGCCGGCCAGAACGGCACGCACCTGCCGAGAAACAATCTCATCGACGGGTACAGCGCCTACGGTGGGACGGAACTCGCACAGACGGCGTACTACGCCAACGGGGGAACGACCGCGGGCATTCAGGGTGATATATTCGACGAGGACCCGGCGCTGGCAGAGCAAATTCAGGCAATCATCGATGCCGAGGGCCCACTCGACTTCGACAGCACGAATCAGCCTGGCTACGGGCTCGCTGTGCTCCGCGACGGTGAGAACTACACCAGTTCTGACTGGGGGACTACGTATGGCTACCACGGGCTTTCGGTGGTCGAACAGACCGCGGAAACCACGTGGTTCTCGGGGAGCGGAACGCTCCAGTTCAACGCCACAGAAGCTGGCGAGCATATCACGTTCGAGTTCCAGGTGCCAGCAGGCGACGAGTATCGGCTGGACTGTTCGCTGTTCAAAGCGTCCTCATACGGGAGATACGACATCGAGGTCGACGGAGCAGTCGTCCACGACGATTTCGATTTCTACTCGGCGCAGACCGGCACACGAGACTTCGATGCACTCTCGTGGGTTTCACTCGACGCCGGGACGCACACGATTACCTTCCGGAACGACGGGAAGAACCCGGAGTCCTCGAACTATAAAATGGGCATCAGAAAGCTCCGTCTCATGACCAAAACAGACGTCGCCGCCAAGCGACGCTCCGAGGAGCAAGGGAATCTGAAACGTGCGGTCTGGCTCTACTACGGGCGAAATTCCGGGGAAACCGGCACCTACCACACACACGGCGACACGCTCAACCTCGGCATCATGGCCCACGAACTCGACCTGGCCCCCGACCTCGGTTACCCACACACGTTCGACGACCAGATCTACAATAGTTGGCTGCGCGGGACCATCAGTCACAACACGGTGATGGTAGACGAACGCCGCCAGCGACCCGAATGGGCAGGCGAACCACATCACTTCGACCACACAGACCGCGTCCAACTCATTGACGTTTCCTCGGACGATGCCTACCCGCAGGTAGACGCCTACCGACGGACCACGGCCCAGATACGGGTCGACGAGGCGGACTCCTACGCCGTCGACTTCTTCCACGTCAACGGGGGAACGGACCACCACTTCAGTTTCCACAGCGCGAAGACGCCGAGTCCGCACCTCGAATTCGAACTGCAAGACGGCGTCTCGGAGTTCGTCGTTCGCGACGGGGCAGGAGAAGTCAAACCGACCAAGCGTGCTGCCTACAGCGACGAGACGGCCATCACGTTTGCCGACCCGAGCGGCGACGCACACGACTGGCGTGGCCTGGCCATAGACCACGGAACGAGCGACGTGACCGTCGAGACGTACATCAAATCCGCCGTCACGGGAGAGAACTTCTACTGGCACCACAACCACTCGGTGTACCTCGGACGCGACGGAGACGGCCGCCACGTCGTCGCCGGCATCGGCAATCAGGCGGCAGGACACGACCCACGAATCGGCATCTACTACCCCGAGGAAAATGCGTGGGGCGATTACACCGCAATCGAACGCTGGGACAAGGACGCCTGGTACGAACTCTCGGTTTCGAAGACTGGAACGGCGGTCGATATCGCGCTCACCAGCGCAGACGGCAGCCAGACGCACGCGAGCGGGACGTTCGAACTCGCGAGCGACACCGACGCCGCCGTCGGCATCTTCGGCGGCATCGGGAAGGGCCAGACCGGGAACCTCTACTTCGACGAGGTAACGGTCGATGGCTCCGTCGTCGAGTTCTTCGAGACGACGTTCGTCACGAATTCCGGAATCGACACGACGGGCCTCGACCTCGTCGAACAGGACGGTGGTACGTACGCAGGGGCGGACGTTCCCTTCGGCGACGCCGCCTACAACGAGGCGAACGCGAACGCATTCAACTATTTAGAGCGAGTCTCCCGCGACGAAAATCCGGAGGAGAGCATCGCCGTCGAGTGGAACGTAGCGGACCACTGGAACGCGAGAGACGACGACGCAGAAGACGTCCGGCTCAGACTGACGGCACTCACTGCATTCGACGACGTGTCGCTCGCAGACGGGCGGCCACCCAACCGCGCGGGCAACCCGGAGACGCTTCGCTACCTGCTCGGCCACCGCACGGGTACCGACCTCGAATCGACGTTCACCTCGGTCATCGAACCGTACGACGGGCCACGATTCGTCGAGTCGGTAGAGCGCGTTCCGGTCGAGGTGGTGCCAGCGGACGACGAGGACGGCGAGCGACCCGAAGAATTCCACGGTGCCGACGCGAGCTCGGCACCGGATGCGGTCCGTGCAGTGAAAGTCACCCTCGCGAACGGGCGCACCGACTACATCGTCCGGACGGACTCGGCTGACCAGTTGTACACGGTCGACCGAGAGTTCCAGGTGAACGGATTCTTCGCCGTCTACTCGCTCGTGGATGGTGAAGCGGAATACGCCTACCTCAACGACGGCACCGTGTTGCGCCCCATTCACGCGAAAGAAGGGGCGAACGAGGACGAGGTGTACGAAGCGAGCAAACCGCTCGTCCAGCAGTCGAACGGCGCGTTCGAGGGCACACTCGTGGACTTCACGAAGTCCCTCGGCCTGGAGAACGAACTGGTCGTGAAGGTGTCGAAACAGCCGAGCGAATACGACCTCGAATCGCTGGCCGAAAAGTGGGTGTACGTCGATGCGGAGACGAATCGAAACGGGGCCTACGAAGTCCTCGGCGTGACAGACATCTCGGGCAATAGAGTGACGCTCGACATCGGCGAGAAGACGACCGTCCGTGAGTTCGTCGACCCACAGGACCCGAGCGCCGGCTACGAGTACATCGTCGCTACGGGCGCGGCAGTTACCTGCCCGACGAGTCTCACCTGGCGCGCAGACTGA
- a CDS encoding glutamine amidotransferase, with protein MVEVLLAGESWVTLQFEIKGQNVLRDSTYEEAAGRFVKTLEATGASVTYQPCHVAATDFPRTRGELDAYDLVILSDVGADTLQITPQVAGGETDVDRCALLESWVADGGALGMVGGYMSFAGKGGQARYGTTPVGKALPVTIGQGDDRVETPAGVTPKNVATPVESLPAEWPTILGYNRFTADPGADVWATVGDDPFLVVGDHGAGGTFAYATDCAPHWAPDAFLDWDHLPTLWGAVIDAVVGDR; from the coding sequence ATGGTCGAGGTTCTCCTCGCTGGGGAGTCGTGGGTGACGCTCCAGTTCGAAATCAAGGGACAGAACGTGCTCCGAGACAGCACCTACGAAGAGGCTGCCGGCCGCTTCGTCAAGACGCTCGAAGCCACCGGTGCGTCGGTGACCTACCAGCCGTGTCACGTCGCGGCCACTGACTTTCCCCGAACGAGGGGCGAACTCGACGCCTACGACCTCGTGATTCTGAGCGACGTCGGCGCGGACACGCTCCAGATTACCCCGCAAGTAGCCGGGGGCGAGACGGACGTAGACCGCTGTGCGCTGCTCGAATCGTGGGTCGCCGATGGCGGTGCGCTCGGGATGGTCGGCGGGTACATGAGTTTCGCGGGGAAAGGTGGGCAGGCTCGTTACGGAACCACACCGGTTGGCAAGGCGCTGCCAGTCACCATCGGACAGGGCGACGACCGCGTCGAGACGCCTGCTGGCGTCACGCCGAAAAACGTCGCGACTCCCGTCGAATCGCTGCCTGCAGAGTGGCCCACGATTCTCGGCTACAACCGGTTCACCGCTGACCCCGGGGCGGACGTCTGGGCGACTGTCGGGGACGATCCGTTTCTCGTCGTCGGCGACCACGGTGCGGGTGGAACCTTCGCCTACGCGACCGATTGTGCACCCCACTGGGCACCCGACGCGTTCCTCGATTGGGACCACCTGCCGACGCTGTGGGGCGCAGTCATCGACGCCGTGGTTGGGGATCGGTGA
- a CDS encoding neutral/alkaline non-lysosomal ceramidase N-terminal domain-containing protein, which produces MTRLRAGYAARDCTPAEPRQLSGYGPGTRKRVSTGVHSPLSAKALVFDDGTTSFALVSLDLLNVFEEFTAAVRRRVAHLELDYVLVTATHTHAAPYMPGKFLEVNPLLSYDVEVTDYVATVESATVAAIEAAHDRLEPAALSVGHAHNDTVQHNRRDESGPIDPELAVLSVTTESGPDVLVVNFACHPVCTNARETLVSADWPGTLYDRVRAETDMETLFVNGAAAEINPRDSRSRRSGDDLYDYMAGVGEAIAETALTALDDAREGTPLSTPEISISHEPLSLAIQHLDSRDQLQARYDDLTAEIERLGGGGDRPDFSELQSADDERADLLLDRWYAEEKLRLDDWGVDAFETRLSHVELGPLAFLTIPGEAFVQHGLDFKAAATADTLFVAGYADDYVGYFPTQTAFPDGGYEVATCKFSPEAMATFREVGFELVSE; this is translated from the coding sequence ATGACTCGATTACGCGCTGGCTACGCCGCCCGAGACTGCACGCCGGCAGAACCGCGCCAGTTGAGCGGCTACGGTCCCGGCACCCGAAAGCGCGTCTCGACCGGTGTTCACTCGCCGCTCTCGGCGAAGGCGCTCGTTTTCGACGACGGGACCACCTCGTTCGCGCTCGTGAGCCTCGACCTTCTGAACGTCTTCGAGGAGTTCACGGCGGCCGTCAGGCGGCGCGTCGCCCACCTTGAACTGGACTACGTGCTGGTCACGGCGACGCACACTCACGCCGCACCGTACATGCCCGGCAAATTCCTCGAAGTGAATCCACTGCTCTCCTACGACGTGGAGGTAACCGACTACGTCGCCACCGTCGAATCCGCCACCGTCGCCGCTATCGAGGCGGCACACGACCGACTGGAACCGGCGGCGCTCAGCGTGGGGCACGCCCACAACGACACGGTTCAGCACAACCGCCGCGACGAATCCGGTCCAATTGATCCCGAGCTCGCGGTTCTGTCGGTCACGACGGAGTCCGGCCCTGACGTGCTCGTCGTGAACTTCGCCTGCCATCCCGTCTGTACGAACGCTCGGGAGACGCTCGTGAGCGCCGACTGGCCGGGGACGCTCTACGACCGGGTTCGCGCGGAGACGGACATGGAGACGTTGTTCGTAAACGGCGCGGCGGCAGAAATCAACCCCCGAGACAGCCGCAGTCGGCGGTCGGGTGACGACCTCTACGACTACATGGCGGGCGTCGGCGAGGCAATCGCGGAGACGGCGCTCACGGCACTCGATGACGCCAGAGAGGGTACGCCACTCTCGACTCCGGAAATTTCGATTTCCCACGAACCACTGTCGCTCGCCATCCAGCACCTCGACTCGCGCGACCAGTTGCAGGCCAGATACGACGACCTGACCGCGGAAATCGAGCGACTCGGTGGTGGTGGCGACCGCCCCGATTTCTCGGAACTCCAGTCGGCCGACGACGAGCGGGCGGACCTCCTCCTCGACCGCTGGTACGCAGAGGAGAAACTCCGACTCGACGACTGGGGTGTCGACGCCTTCGAAACGCGCCTGTCGCACGTCGAACTCGGCCCGCTCGCGTTTCTCACGATTCCCGGCGAAGCGTTCGTCCAGCACGGCCTCGATTTCAAGGCAGCGGCGACCGCGGACACCCTGTTCGTCGCCGGCTATGCGGACGATTACGTCGGCTACTTTCCCACCCAGACGGCGTTCCCAGACGGCGGCTACGAGGTGGCGACTTGCAAGTTCTCCCCCGAAGCGATGGCGACGTTCCGCGAGGTGGGATTCGAGCTCGTCAGCGAGTAA
- a CDS encoding FAD-binding oxidoreductase, with translation MDPIVIVGGGIVGASVAYHLRDAARPVVLFEQNSVGSGASGDSVAIFVWHQSEPDQSNHRLRELAWETYEPLVRDGTFSFEQIGTFDVAFTEETATALEAAATTLDSYGARAECIPPSSLADHGVEPTGITGALHTPDDGYMDPSEIIHYFLGEATAKNLTVETKTKVTDVRTSDRGVEGVETASEFQPAAAVVNAAGPWAPTVNRMAEVSLPLRHNRGPIAVLQKDEQFSLPFVQFEDGLYLRGEGDRQAFAGRFGASYEAASELRPDEAHPIDHEFYLDIQTRIKESIPALADAQLVNEWVGIRTLTPDGVPLVGESSVPDFYVACGMNGLGVTLAPAVGEVLAAQLTDSSVDASLKAYLDPARPEATQ, from the coding sequence ATGGATCCGATCGTCATCGTCGGCGGGGGCATCGTCGGGGCAAGCGTCGCCTACCACCTCCGGGATGCCGCGCGGCCCGTCGTGCTGTTCGAGCAGAACTCCGTCGGTTCGGGCGCGTCGGGTGATTCGGTCGCAATTTTCGTGTGGCACCAATCTGAGCCAGACCAGTCGAACCACCGACTTCGGGAACTGGCGTGGGAGACCTACGAGCCGCTGGTTCGAGACGGGACGTTCAGTTTCGAACAGATCGGAACGTTCGACGTCGCCTTCACCGAGGAAACCGCAACTGCCCTCGAAGCCGCGGCGACGACGCTCGACTCCTACGGCGCCCGGGCCGAATGTATCCCGCCGTCGTCGTTGGCAGACCATGGCGTCGAACCAACAGGAATCACGGGGGCGTTGCACACGCCCGACGACGGCTACATGGACCCGTCTGAAATCATCCACTACTTCCTCGGAGAAGCCACGGCGAAGAATCTCACCGTCGAAACGAAAACGAAAGTGACCGACGTTCGCACGTCGGACCGGGGAGTCGAGGGTGTCGAAACCGCATCAGAATTCCAGCCGGCGGCTGCGGTCGTCAACGCCGCCGGCCCGTGGGCCCCGACGGTGAATCGAATGGCCGAGGTCTCACTCCCACTTCGGCACAACCGCGGGCCAATCGCCGTCCTCCAGAAGGACGAGCAGTTCTCGCTTCCGTTCGTCCAGTTCGAAGACGGACTCTACCTGCGTGGGGAGGGAGACAGGCAGGCGTTCGCCGGACGATTCGGCGCGAGTTACGAGGCTGCGAGTGAGTTACGCCCAGACGAGGCCCATCCCATCGACCACGAGTTCTACCTCGACATCCAGACTCGAATCAAGGAGTCGATTCCAGCGCTCGCGGACGCACAACTCGTAAACGAATGGGTCGGCATTCGAACACTCACGCCCGATGGAGTCCCTCTCGTCGGCGAATCGTCAGTACCAGACTTCTACGTCGCCTGTGGAATGAACGGACTCGGTGTGACACTCGCGCCAGCGGTGGGTGAAGTACTCGCCGCACAACTCACCGACAGCTCAGTCGATGCGTCACTGAAAGCGTACCTCGACCCAGCCCGACCAGAGGCGACGCAGTAG
- a CDS encoding glucose 1-dehydrogenase: MKAIAVHRGETTPRVVDVPRPTPNVGEVLVRTLRVGIDGTDHEVIEGNHGGYPAGADRQILGHEAVGVVEDPGDSAFAEGDLVVPTVRRPPGDSNPYFERGEPDMAPDGMYVERGIAGADGYMAAYFTSPPEFLVRVPDSFAAFGFLVEPLSNAEKALEHAVSARSAFDWQSESALVLGNGPLGLLTVALLQNSFDRVYCLGRRDRPDATIDIIEKLGATYVDSRETPVPAVPDAHEGMDFVFEATGYAKHAFECIDALAPNGVAALLGIPENWTFELDGGRLHREIVLQNKALIGSVNSHVPHFEAAADSLVSFPDWFVDALITDVNPPEQVARAFERRDETIKSVVEFATK; this comes from the coding sequence ATGAAAGCAATCGCCGTCCATCGCGGCGAGACCACCCCACGTGTCGTCGACGTTCCGCGGCCGACGCCCAACGTTGGTGAAGTGCTCGTTCGAACGCTCCGCGTCGGCATCGACGGGACCGACCACGAGGTCATCGAAGGCAACCACGGCGGCTATCCAGCGGGGGCAGACCGTCAAATTCTGGGCCACGAAGCGGTTGGCGTAGTCGAAGACCCAGGCGATTCGGCGTTCGCGGAGGGCGACCTCGTGGTGCCGACGGTCCGACGACCGCCGGGCGACTCGAACCCCTACTTCGAACGCGGCGAACCCGACATGGCTCCAGACGGGATGTACGTAGAGCGGGGAATCGCCGGCGCTGACGGTTACATGGCCGCGTACTTCACGAGTCCACCTGAATTCCTCGTCCGCGTCCCCGACTCGTTCGCCGCGTTTGGCTTTCTCGTCGAACCACTGAGCAACGCAGAGAAGGCGCTCGAACACGCCGTCTCCGCCCGGTCTGCGTTCGACTGGCAATCCGAGAGCGCGCTAGTGCTCGGTAACGGCCCGCTCGGCTTGCTAACGGTGGCGTTGTTACAGAACTCGTTCGACCGCGTCTATTGTCTCGGCCGCCGGGACCGGCCGGACGCCACCATCGACATAATCGAGAAACTGGGGGCGACCTACGTCGATTCGCGGGAGACACCGGTTCCAGCGGTTCCGGACGCCCACGAGGGTATGGATTTCGTCTTCGAGGCGACCGGCTACGCAAAACACGCCTTCGAGTGTATCGACGCGCTCGCCCCGAACGGCGTGGCCGCGCTGCTCGGCATCCCCGAAAACTGGACGTTCGAACTCGACGGCGGGCGGCTCCATCGAGAAATTGTCCTCCAGAACAAGGCGCTCATCGGGAGCGTGAACTCTCACGTTCCGCACTTCGAGGCGGCGGCAGATTCGCTCGTGTCGTTTCCCGACTGGTTTGTTGATGCGCTCATCACCGACGTCAACCCGCCAGAACAGGTCGCCCGCGCCTTCGAACGGCGCGACGAGACTATTAAATCCGTCGTCGAGTTCGCCACGAAGTGA
- a CDS encoding tyrosine-type recombinase/integrase: MLRAYDIVPPSLTTTGARAVMKRLCETANLKVDGDSDYLTLHGARRGLGETLYREHGPATAQRALRHKSPKTTSRAYAHIETSDLAKQVGDVLDEVDGT; this comes from the coding sequence ATGCTCCGCGCGTACGACATCGTCCCGCCGTCGCTGACGACGACCGGTGCGCGAGCAGTGATGAAACGATTGTGTGAGACGGCGAACCTGAAAGTCGACGGCGACAGCGACTACTTGACGCTCCACGGTGCGCGTCGTGGCCTCGGCGAGACGCTGTATCGAGAGCACGGGCCGGCGACCGCCCAGCGCGCATTGCGACACAAATCACCCAAGACGACGTCTCGTGCCTACGCCCACATCGAAACAAGTGACCTCGCAAAGCAAGTGGGGGACGTGCTCGACGAAGTGGACGGGACATAG